ccccagcgacccccgtgggcttatctccgccacttctcagtctggtgccccgcaatgaaccatgctatacaaaagataaagccgttgcccatgctggcttgtggttggcacgataaatgtttcacaaccgaaactcgtgaaccggtccttaattgtcatgagcacgaccatcaaaaccatgtgctcacaacccaccattaccaggttttagttggcacattaattaattaactaatcacgattgaccatcgtgaactatcaataagccatcatgaaataatagtgagtcattagttatcccataagtgtactaatgtttctaagcaaggctaagcaattatatctaatatctagttgaaccaatataaataaagctcaactagtcaaattgtaataacccaaggtatcaaggaataaggtaatcaatgtacaaaagggccataacaaagaataggtcaattccacccaatgacattcgaaaatagatgcaatagttgaatagaaacaatagctttaaataggatcaacatgctcaaagggttgtttgggatctgtgtgacttgccttgctggccttggaactcttcaaactcttcttccgcgaaaacggactctccggaaacgacggaatctaagcagaaaagagcaaaatcaccaaaacagcacataaacaagcatgaacagtacatgtggatatttttaatgtgtagatctcaattttagaaaaatttagagacttgaaccaactaaatcggagctaagatgaattagttatgattttttaaagattaaatcggattaaaacacttaaatcggtttaaattgaattatgacgcaataatgaattatttttgaaaaggaaaaggggatttattgcgtcagcgggctagggtttgggtggaccggcgcacgggcggcggttcacacgaacggacggccgagattgatccaatccaaaacggacggccaagatcgatcggtccacgaccggctcacgggagaggatcccgatgacgtcaacgatgacgtcaccgacggcggcggcggctcggcagctgggtcggctcgggcggcgcacgcttgccggcgaacggcggcgcgagaaCGCAAACGGAAGGCACCGGGACGAAGcgggcggcacggcgaactcaccgacgacCAAAAGAGCGACGGagaagcaacggacggcgacggcgacgaggaggaagcggcggctaccttcgggttgtcgacggcgacgaagctccggcgggttccgacggctgcgaaggggcggacgaggacggcggcgacttggcgatgacgacggcggtcttcccgagcgacggcgacggctggaacgacggcggcgcacggctggagcggcggcggcgaaggcaaagctagggcacacggcgctagggctactccggcgacgagaggcgaaggcgagggctgcgacgggtagaggagacaccgggggtccttttaaaggggctcagaggcggcggcgaaggcccacggcgacggcaacggcgaaggaaaccttcggcttggagagagggaaaaccgatccgaatcgaactcgattccaaagctttccaaagcgatttaaccaaagattccaaaggagaaaaggtagaggagatcccgaggatcatttcccctctattgattcggccggagaaggaaaggagcggccggatttggaaaggaaacggcggcggcgcgaaactagggtttcgggcggcggcggccgaaggtagacgacgactgacgggtgggccccacctgtctgcgacagcgcgctcgcgcgggcggctgcggactgggccggactgggccgagagagagaacggttttgggccgactttcggcccaaagccaaaagagactttttaaaacctttttcaatttaaattattccttaaatgcaattccatttattaaaaatactttcttagctcaaataaatcccagaaaaatctaggaattatagaattaagcaaagtatttaatgaaattttatctggcccctttttatattggaatttattaattaaacttagattttcttttcaagacttttaaaattatttctaaaaattccatttaaacaacaatttatatattttgaattttcagggtgtgacaggggttgcacccaagatgaagtggtctgaacagaagatCGAGTTCTCAGATGAGGACCGCCCCAAGGCTACTGTTAtcccaggacgatatccgatcgtggttgaacccactattcggaataaCAAGGTAGTGCGAGTCCTCGTCGATGGCGGCAGCTCCatcaaccttctcttcgccagcaccttggacgcAATGGGGATTCCACAAAGCGTGTTGACACCtaccgatcaacccttccatggaatcactcAGTTTTCGTCCAAGCCATTGGGCAAGATCACGCTTCCTGTGACTTTCCGCCAAGCGAGCAACTTACGAACACAGCAGATAACATTTGATGTTGCTGAGTTTGACACAGCATACAACGCCATCATCGGAagaactgcactcgcgaagttcatggccgcatctcactacgcgtatcaggTACTCAAGATGCCCgggccgaagggaacaatcactattcaagggaacgcaaagctggcggtccaatgcgacaagcggagcctcgacatggtcgagcacacgcccagcccacccgccacagccgagccacccaagaaagtgatcAGAACGACTAAGACGTCGAAATCAGACGGCACAATCAaaatcgttccactctccagtgccaaccccgacaagacagTCAAGATCGGAGCATCACTgaacgagaaataggaactcgcgctcatcaccttcctccacgACAATGCAGACAtattcgcttggcagccgtccgacatgccgggggtccccagggaggtgattgagcacaaactcatggtgcgacccgatgccaagccagtaaagtaaaaactgcggagatttgcaccagatcgaaaacaagccatacgagaagagctcgataaacttctcaaagctggtttcatcagagaggtactccatccagagtggctagctaacccagtcatggtgcggaaggccaacgggaaatAGAGGATGTGCATcaacttcaccgacctcaacaaggcgtgccccaaggatcacttccctctccctcgaatAAACCAACTAGTGGACTCAACAGCTGGTTGCGAGCTGTTAAGCTTCcttgacgcttactccggctaccactaaatcagcatggcaaaagaggacgagaagaagacaacattcatcacgccgttcggtgTATTCTGCTATGTTAAAATGCCGTTTGGACTGATAACCGCAGGAAATACCTTCCAGCGTACGATCCAAGGGGCACTTAGCGATCAGCTGGGTAACAATGTTGAGGCCTAcgtcgatgacattgttgtcaagaccaagacaggTGACTCATTCATTGATGATCTACGGGAAACCTTCGATAACCTcagacgatatcgcctcatgctcaatcctaagaagtgcacgttcggggTACCGTTAGGCAAACTGCTCGGgttcctcgtctctggcagaggaatagaagcaaaccccgagaagatcaatgcaatcgagaacatgaagtcgcccacaagactcaaggaggtaCAGAAGCTAACCagatgcatggcggcactaagtaggttcgtcgctaggatgggagaacgaggacaacatttcttcgctctgctaaaaaagcaagacaaatttgtatggacacaggcaGCCGAAGAGGCGTTCatcgcactcaagcgctacctgtcaaatccccctgtacatgttgctccccaacctaatgaagagttatttctctatattgccgccacgcccTACTCTGTGAGTACTGTCATTGTTGTTGAAAGAGAAAAGGTGCAGAGACCAGTctattacgtcagcgaagctctccacgacgcgaAGACAAGgtacccacagatccaaaaactgctctacaCGGTAATCATGAcgtcaagaaagctacgccactacttccaagccaACAGGGTCATAGTTATCTCCGCCATCCCTCTTGGcgaagtcgtgagaaacaaagacgttgtcgtccgcattgcgaaatgggtagtcgagctaagccagtttgaCGTCCACTTTGtaccacgaacagccatcaagtcccaggttctcgccgatttcgtagccgattggactatgcctgaaAACAGGTTAGACAGTCAGACCGACAacgaaacatggacaatggcgttcgatggtgtgctcaacagccaaggagcaagTGCGgggttcatcttgacatcaccttcgggagatcagttcaagcatgcaattcaccttaACTTTAGGGCGACCAAcaacacagccgagtacgaagggCTACTCGTtgggataagagctgcagccgcacttggggtcaagcgactaatcgtaaaaggggattccgaactagtcgcaaaccaggtgcacaaagattacaaatgctctAGCCTGAGTTGTCtaagtatctcgcagaagtcaggaagctggaaaaaagatttgatgggatcgaggtccgacacgtataTCACAAGAACAACATCGAGTCGGACGATCTAGCACggcgtgcgtccagacgagagccACTCGAACCCAGCACCTTTCTGGACATCCTGACAaagccatcagtgaaagaggcaaaCGACGAAGATAGCCCAGTCAcccccgacatcagctcgggggctacagaggcagaGCGCGATGTTGCCGACATCGAGACCACGGACGACTGGCGGAccccactcattaaattcataagcaGCGACGAGTTACCCGAGGATGAtgcagaagccgagaaaataacccgtcaagcaaaaatctactgtatgatcggcaacgatctatacaagaaggcgccaaatggggtacttctcaaatgcgtctcgtccgacgacggcaaacacctcctcctcgacatacacaAAGGGGTCTGTGGGTCACATGCCGTCGGTCGTACATTGGTCGgaaaagcctttcgacaaggatttttctggccaaccgccctcaaagacgcTTGCGACATGGTACAACGgtgtgaaggttgtcaatttcatagcaaacacacaaagctaccagcGCAAGCACTGCAAACCATCCCTCTCACTTGGCCGTTCTCatgctgggggctcgacatactcGGTCCATTCCTACGAGGACAGGGCAGCTACAAATTCCTATTCGTGGCAATCGACAAATTCAACAAATAGATCGAGGCAACatccacgggggaaatca
Above is a window of Oryza sativa Japonica Group chromosome 10, ASM3414082v1 DNA encoding:
- the LOC136353524 gene encoding uncharacterized protein is translated as MKWSEQKIEFSDEDRPKATVIPGRYPIVVEPTIRNNKVVRVLVDGGSSINLLFASTLDAMGIPQSVLTPTDQPFHGITQFSSKPLGKITLPVTFRQASNLRTQQITFDVAEFDTAYNAIIGRTALAKFMAASHYAYQVLKMPGPKGTITIQGNAKLAVQCDKRSLDMVEHTPSPPATAEPPKKVIRTTKTSKSDGTIKIVPLSSANPDKTVKIGASLNEK